The following are encoded in a window of Chitinophagaceae bacterium genomic DNA:
- a CDS encoding efflux RND transporter permease subunit — protein MSFIEGAKRKFKEFGPTSWAINNRTAVYIIAILISAYGLITFNTLPKEQFPDIVVPTISVTTVYVGNSPRDIENLVTRPIEKQLKGISGAKVKKITSTSQTDFSLIVIEFDTDVKTEVAKVKVKDAIDKAKSDLPTDLTSQPNAQEFAFSEMPIMFVNISGDYDGIKLKKYADKMQDHFEELPEITRAEIVGAPEREIQVNVDPYKMQAARISFMDIENAISRENRDITGGLLEVGDMKRTIKIKGQFTSALNLQDIVVRSSARGASVYLKDIAELKDTIKEKESYARLDGKNVITINIVKRAGENLISAAGKVKDIVTGMKDEGELPRDLKVVITGDQSKATATSFNELINTIIIGFILVLVVLMFFMGVTNAFFVALSVPLSVFVAFLFLPVADFVVGTSVTLNFIVLFALLFGLGIIVDDAIVVIENTHRIYSNGKMPIIRSAKEAAGEIFIPVLAGTATTLAPFFPLLFWKGIIGKFMIYLPTMLILTLAASLIVAFIFNPVFAVSFMKPEGREFDEPKKALFKKPYFWLSVIFGVLLHFAGWHGFANFLLFMALLNILNRFVFRDIIHYFQNRVLPGLMRRYETLLRWVLHGRRPIWMLVSLFILFPVAFGLLVLRGNDRTFFPDGDPNFIYVYLKMPVGTDVKVTDSVTQVLEKRVYKVLEAEKPGTEGSIVESIIANVANSANNPRSNNRSVQPNLGRIQVSFVEFEKRHGKHTKPYLDEIRKQMGGIPGASIEVAKEDGGPPTDPPVNIEIVGDSFEEISKVASNLSNYLDTNQIYGIENLKMDVDLNSPEITINVDRERAMMEGLSTGQIGSEIRTAVFGKEVSKLKEGEDEYKIQLRYADLQRKNITDVMNMRITFMDMNTMMIKSVPVSAVATIDYTNTSGAIARKNVKRTIQLQSNVLDPTMTGEINKKLADKIADFRSKNKIPDNVIIKQTGQGEQEAETNTFLVTAFFLALGLIFLILVLQFNSMSKPFIVLTEIFFSVIGVLLGYAFTGMTIATIMLLVGVIGLAGIVIKNGILLIEFTDELRGRGVKTREAAIQAGKIRIIPVLLTALATMLGLLPLAVGFNINFISFFQHLNPHIFFGGDSVVFWGPLSWTIIFGLIFAFFLTLIMVPSMYLIAERLRRPMEKFYGTKYIALLGFSGPFFFIFAGIMYLVRKIQGKKVWNGTLKEMRS, from the coding sequence ATGAGTTTTATAGAAGGAGCAAAAAGAAAATTTAAAGAATTCGGTCCAACAAGCTGGGCGATCAATAACCGTACGGCAGTTTACATCATTGCGATCCTGATCTCGGCTTATGGGTTGATAACGTTTAATACACTTCCTAAAGAGCAGTTTCCCGACATCGTGGTACCCACCATCAGTGTAACTACGGTCTATGTAGGCAACTCTCCCAGGGATATTGAGAACCTGGTGACCAGGCCCATTGAGAAACAACTGAAGGGGATCAGCGGTGCCAAGGTAAAAAAGATAACCAGCACTTCGCAAACGGACTTCAGCCTGATCGTAATTGAATTTGATACCGATGTGAAGACAGAAGTGGCTAAGGTAAAAGTGAAGGATGCCATTGACAAGGCAAAGTCAGACCTGCCCACGGACCTCACTTCTCAACCGAATGCACAGGAATTCGCTTTCAGCGAAATGCCCATTATGTTCGTAAATATCAGCGGTGATTACGATGGCATCAAACTGAAGAAATATGCCGATAAGATGCAGGATCACTTTGAAGAACTGCCGGAGATCACCCGTGCTGAAATTGTGGGTGCCCCCGAAAGAGAGATACAGGTAAACGTGGACCCATACAAAATGCAGGCTGCCAGGATATCGTTCATGGATATTGAGAATGCCATCAGCCGCGAGAACCGGGATATTACGGGCGGTCTGCTGGAAGTGGGTGACATGAAGCGTACCATCAAGATCAAAGGACAATTCACCAGCGCTTTGAACCTGCAGGATATTGTGGTACGAAGCAGTGCCCGGGGAGCATCTGTTTATCTGAAAGATATTGCCGAACTGAAAGATACCATTAAGGAAAAAGAAAGTTATGCCCGGCTGGATGGGAAAAATGTGATCACCATAAACATAGTAAAACGTGCCGGCGAAAATCTGATAAGTGCTGCCGGAAAAGTGAAAGACATTGTTACCGGGATGAAAGACGAGGGGGAATTACCCAGGGACCTGAAAGTGGTCATCACTGGCGACCAGAGCAAGGCTACGGCTACTTCCTTCAATGAACTGATCAATACCATCATAATCGGGTTCATACTGGTGTTGGTGGTATTGATGTTCTTCATGGGTGTTACCAATGCCTTCTTTGTGGCGTTGAGTGTGCCGCTGAGTGTGTTCGTCGCTTTCCTATTCCTTCCGGTGGCCGACTTCGTGGTTGGTACTTCTGTAACACTCAATTTCATTGTGTTGTTTGCATTGCTGTTCGGGTTGGGAATTATTGTGGATGATGCGATCGTAGTGATTGAAAACACCCACCGTATTTATAGTAATGGTAAGATGCCGATCATCCGGAGCGCCAAGGAAGCGGCCGGTGAGATCTTCATCCCGGTACTGGCAGGTACGGCAACCACGCTGGCGCCATTCTTTCCGCTGCTGTTCTGGAAGGGGATCATCGGTAAGTTCATGATCTACCTGCCCACGATGCTGATACTTACGCTGGCAGCATCACTGATCGTGGCGTTCATTTTTAACCCGGTGTTTGCCGTAAGCTTTATGAAACCCGAGGGCAGGGAATTTGATGAACCTAAAAAGGCATTGTTCAAAAAGCCGTATTTCTGGCTTTCTGTGATATTTGGCGTACTGCTTCATTTTGCAGGATGGCATGGTTTTGCAAACTTCCTTTTGTTCATGGCATTGCTTAATATACTCAATCGCTTTGTATTCAGGGATATCATTCATTATTTCCAGAACAGGGTATTGCCTGGTTTAATGCGGCGTTACGAAACATTATTACGCTGGGTATTGCATGGCCGCAGGCCGATCTGGATGCTGGTGAGTTTATTCATTCTGTTCCCGGTGGCATTTGGTTTATTGGTGTTGCGGGGTAATGACAGGACATTCTTCCCGGACGGCGATCCCAATTTTATATATGTGTATTTAAAAATGCCGGTGGGTACCGATGTAAAAGTAACGGACAGCGTTACACAAGTTCTTGAGAAAAGGGTTTACAAAGTGCTGGAAGCAGAAAAACCCGGAACCGAGGGCAGCATCGTGGAAAGTATCATCGCCAACGTGGCCAACAGTGCAAATAACCCACGCAGTAATAACCGCAGTGTACAGCCTAACCTGGGAAGGATACAGGTTTCGTTTGTGGAGTTTGAAAAGCGGCATGGCAAACACACCAAACCTTATCTTGACGAGATACGGAAACAAATGGGAGGAATTCCCGGCGCCAGTATTGAAGTGGCAAAGGAAGACGGTGGCCCGCCAACCGACCCCCCGGTTAACATAGAAATTGTGGGAGACAGTTTTGAAGAAATTTCAAAAGTGGCCAGTAACCTGTCTAATTATCTCGACACCAACCAGATCTATGGTATTGAAAACCTGAAAATGGATGTTGACCTGAACAGCCCGGAAATAACGATAAACGTTGACAGGGAACGGGCCATGATGGAAGGATTGAGCACCGGTCAGATAGGTTCGGAAATACGTACTGCGGTATTTGGAAAAGAAGTAAGCAAACTGAAAGAGGGAGAGGACGAGTATAAGATTCAGTTACGTTATGCAGACCTGCAAAGAAAGAATATCACCGATGTGATGAACATGCGTATCACATTCATGGATATGAATACCATGATGATAAAATCAGTTCCGGTGAGTGCAGTGGCTACGATCGACTATACCAATACATCCGGCGCCATCGCCCGTAAAAATGTAAAGCGTACCATCCAGCTTCAGTCGAATGTGCTGGATCCAACCATGACCGGCGAGATCAATAAAAAACTGGCAGATAAAATTGCCGACTTCAGGTCAAAGAACAAAATACCCGATAATGTCATTATAAAACAAACCGGGCAGGGAGAACAGGAAGCGGAAACGAATACGTTCCTGGTTACGGCATTCTTCCTGGCGCTGGGACTGATATTCCTGATACTGGTCCTGCAGTTCAACTCTATGAGCAAACCATTCATTGTGTTGACAGAAATATTCTTCTCCGTGATCGGTGTTTTGCTGGGTTATGCTTTTACGGGCATGACCATAGCCACCATCATGTTGCTGGTAGGGGTGATCGGCCTGGCAGGCATTGTGATAAAGAACGGTATCCTGTTAATTGAATTTACGGATGAATTGCGTGGAAGGGGAGTAAAAACGAGAGAGGCTGCGATACAGGCGGGAAAGATCCGTATCATCCCGGTGTTGCTGACAGCCCTGGCTACCATGCTGGGATTATTGCCGCTGGCCGTTGGGTTCAATATCAATTTCATCTCTTTCTTCCAGCACCTGAATCCGCATATTTTCTTCGGGGGAGACAGTGTGGTGTTCTGGGGGCCGTTGAGCTGGACGATCATATTCGGGTTGATATTCGCCTTCTTCCTCACATTGATCATGGTGCCAAGCATGTACCTGATCGCTGAACGGTTAAGAAGGCCGATGGAAAAATTCTACGGCACAAAGTATATTGCCCTGCTGGGTTTTTCCGGTCCGTTCTTCTTCATATTTGCAGGTATCATGTATTTAGTAAGAAAGATACAGGGCAAAAAGGTATGGAACGGAACATTGAAAGAAATGAGGTCCTGA
- a CDS encoding efflux RND transporter periplasmic adaptor subunit, with the protein MTNYIQMKKATQITIALSAILLMASCNNSKKDNAAIINDKKAAIEKLKVQSAKNEEEIKKLQAELEKLDSNSANTAKIKLVGTAAVTTQDFKHYIDLQGHVDAENISYISPRGMPGQVKAVYVVQGQYVKKGQLLLKLDDAIVQQQVTAAKQQAEGIKTQLSFARNIYQRQKNLWDQGIGTEVQLISAKNNVEALENQLKSAGEQVQVAVEQMKTTNVYSDVNGVADIVNVKVGETFQGMTAAGPQIKIVNTSNLKVVTNIPENYLTRLHKGSVVEISIPDANKKVTSSISLISQSIDPTLRGFIAEAKIPVDPALKPNQSAIIKILDYAAPNAVVIPVNTVQSDENSKYVYLLTRLSNGKTVAKKQPVVIGEVYGTNVEIRSGLKAGDELITEGYQNIYDGQLISTTIK; encoded by the coding sequence ATGACCAACTATATACAGATGAAAAAAGCAACACAAATAACCATTGCCCTGTCAGCGATACTGCTCATGGCATCCTGCAACAACAGTAAAAAGGACAACGCCGCCATCATCAATGACAAAAAGGCTGCCATTGAGAAATTGAAAGTACAAAGTGCAAAGAATGAAGAGGAGATAAAAAAACTGCAGGCTGAACTGGAGAAGCTTGACAGCAATTCGGCCAATACAGCTAAGATCAAATTAGTAGGTACAGCAGCAGTCACTACCCAGGACTTCAAGCATTACATCGACCTGCAGGGCCATGTGGATGCGGAGAATATCTCTTACATATCTCCCCGGGGAATGCCTGGCCAGGTGAAAGCCGTATACGTGGTGCAGGGCCAGTATGTAAAGAAAGGCCAGTTGTTATTGAAATTGGATGATGCCATCGTTCAGCAACAGGTAACGGCCGCCAAACAGCAAGCAGAAGGCATTAAAACACAACTGAGTTTTGCCAGGAACATTTACCAACGCCAGAAAAATCTTTGGGACCAGGGTATTGGCACCGAAGTGCAGCTGATCTCTGCAAAGAATAATGTGGAAGCACTGGAGAACCAGTTGAAATCAGCAGGTGAACAGGTGCAGGTGGCCGTGGAGCAAATGAAGACCACCAATGTATACAGCGATGTGAACGGGGTGGCGGATATTGTGAATGTAAAAGTGGGTGAAACTTTCCAGGGAATGACAGCGGCTGGTCCACAGATAAAGATCGTGAACACCAGCAACCTGAAAGTGGTGACCAATATCCCGGAGAATTATCTTACCCGGTTACATAAAGGTTCGGTGGTTGAGATCAGCATACCGGATGCCAATAAAAAAGTTACCTCCAGCATCTCGCTCATCAGCCAGTCCATTGATCCAACATTAAGGGGCTTTATTGCAGAAGCAAAGATACCCGTTGATCCTGCTTTAAAACCCAATCAATCGGCTATCATTAAGATACTCGATTACGCAGCACCCAATGCGGTGGTGATCCCGGTGAATACGGTACAGAGTGATGAGAACAGTAAATACGTTTACCTGCTCACCAGGCTCAGCAATGGTAAAACCGTGGCAAAAAAACAACCCGTAGTGATCGGTGAAGTATATGGTACGAATGTGGAGATCAGGTCAGGACTGAAAGCAGGCGATGAACTGATCACTGAGGGATACCAGAATATTTATGACGGTCAGCTGATCAGCACCACGATAAAATAA
- a CDS encoding TolC family protein — MKKITKYSLFMLALLMQNKDMNAQKINSFTAQQAVDYAKQNSVQVKNALLDILIQKQVNRDVTSIALPQINGSASITRNIDIPVQTIPDFISYQVYDVLKNEDVRDAGGNPITVPSGGFSNLLFPFGNPWNANAGVTLSQIVFDGQVFIALKARNGTISLQERIAELTEEGIRANVYKVYYQLVAGKVQIGLLDANISRLEKLKHDVQIMFDNGFTERIDIDKLSVQIANLQTEKLKADNMLRNGYSGLKLLMGMPIKDSLVLTDTLDDNQVKEGVLEASQFKYSDRKDYQIAEVTNKLNGLNVRRYKLSQVPTFLLVGGYSKQAQRNEFDIFGKGDWFTSSYIGLQMKVPIFNGFALQARKQQARLQLQKTQNQTEALKISIDREVESSTNNFIAAIATMDFQKKNMALAEKVYNQTKRNMK; from the coding sequence ATGAAAAAAATAACGAAGTACAGCCTGTTCATGCTGGCCCTGCTGATGCAGAACAAGGATATGAATGCACAAAAGATAAATTCCTTTACGGCGCAGCAGGCGGTGGATTATGCCAAACAGAATTCCGTGCAGGTAAAAAATGCCTTACTGGACATACTGATCCAAAAACAGGTGAACCGGGACGTTACATCCATTGCCCTGCCGCAGATAAACGGTAGTGCATCCATTACCCGGAATATTGATATCCCGGTACAGACCATACCGGATTTTATAAGTTACCAGGTATACGATGTACTGAAGAACGAAGATGTACGGGATGCCGGCGGTAATCCCATAACAGTTCCTTCCGGCGGCTTTAGCAACCTGCTTTTCCCTTTCGGGAATCCCTGGAATGCAAATGCCGGGGTTACCTTAAGCCAGATCGTTTTTGACGGCCAGGTGTTTATTGCATTGAAGGCACGTAACGGAACCATCAGTTTGCAGGAACGGATCGCTGAACTGACCGAAGAGGGTATACGGGCCAATGTATATAAAGTGTATTACCAGCTGGTTGCCGGAAAGGTTCAGATCGGGTTGCTGGATGCCAATATCAGCCGGCTGGAGAAACTAAAGCACGATGTTCAGATCATGTTTGATAACGGCTTCACCGAAAGAATAGATATTGATAAATTATCTGTACAGATCGCCAACCTGCAGACAGAAAAGCTGAAAGCAGATAACATGCTCCGGAACGGTTACTCGGGATTAAAACTGTTGATGGGCATGCCGATAAAAGACAGCCTTGTGCTCACCGATACCCTGGATGACAACCAGGTGAAGGAAGGCGTGCTGGAGGCCAGCCAGTTCAAATACAGCGACCGGAAAGACTACCAGATAGCTGAGGTAACCAATAAACTCAATGGATTGAATGTAAGAAGGTATAAGCTCAGCCAGGTCCCAACTTTCCTGCTGGTTGGCGGTTACAGCAAGCAGGCGCAGCGAAACGAGTTTGATATTTTCGGCAAAGGCGACTGGTTTACCAGCTCGTATATCGGGTTGCAGATGAAGGTTCCCATCTTCAATGGATTTGCATTGCAGGCAAGGAAGCAACAGGCAAGATTGCAATTGCAGAAAACGCAAAATCAAACAGAAGCATTGAAGATCAGTATCGACCGGGAAGTGGAGAGTTCAACGAATAATTTTATTGCTGCCATCGCCACCATGGACTTTCAAAAGAAGAACATGGCGCTGGCAGAAAAGGTATACAACCAGACAAAAAGAAATATGAAATAG
- a CDS encoding TetR/AcrR family transcriptional regulator: MIIPDTKQRIQKAAHDLVMQYSIRSVSMDDIAANLGMSKKTIYQYFKDKDELVEAVVDDVIITNQCECNADRDKAENAIHEIFLVMDMMAEMFKTMNPSILFDMQKYHPAAFRKFMKHKNEFLYNVCRQNAERGLREELYRPEIAIDILCKYRVETMFIPFNPEFQQGLKHSLAKIQDEIIVHFLFGLVTLKGYELILKYMEQKAKTEIKNDK, translated from the coding sequence ATGATAATACCAGATACAAAACAACGCATTCAGAAAGCAGCCCACGACCTGGTGATGCAGTACAGTATCCGCAGCGTGAGCATGGATGATATTGCCGCCAATCTCGGGATGAGTAAAAAGACCATTTACCAGTACTTTAAAGACAAGGACGAACTGGTAGAAGCGGTGGTGGATGATGTGATCATTACCAACCAGTGTGAATGCAATGCCGACAGGGACAAGGCCGAAAATGCCATCCATGAAATATTCCTGGTGATGGACATGATGGCCGAAATGTTCAAAACGATGAACCCCTCCATCCTGTTTGATATGCAGAAATACCATCCTGCTGCATTCCGGAAATTCATGAAGCACAAGAACGAGTTCCTCTACAATGTTTGCAGGCAGAATGCAGAACGGGGGTTAAGGGAAGAATTGTACCGCCCCGAAATAGCCATCGACATTCTGTGCAAGTACCGGGTGGAAACGATGTTCATCCCCTTCAACCCGGAGTTTCAGCAGGGCCTCAAACACAGCCTGGCCAAGATACAGGATGAGATCATCGTTCATTTCCTGTTTGGGTTGGTGACCCTGAAAGGATATGAACTGATATTGAAGTACATGGAACAAAAAGCCAAAACAGAGATAAAAAATGACAAGTAA
- a CDS encoding DUF502 domain-containing protein, producing the protein MTRNFHYKKVLQYFLQGLLILGPVTITAYFIYWAVTTIDNLIPIFTYTDAQGVVRVQNYGIGFLLIIVALIVIGYFSSFFITTRILNFFDKLLERTPGIKHIYSTTRDFFEAFAGDNKKFTKHVLANVDDNDVWRFGFVTREEMEDFGLHEYVTVYIPMAYSVAGNVYVIPKNRVKPISNITAAQTMKFAVSGGVTDIDEDEAKK; encoded by the coding sequence ATGACCAGGAATTTTCACTATAAGAAGGTGTTGCAATACTTTCTGCAGGGGCTTTTGATACTGGGCCCGGTTACCATCACCGCCTACTTTATATACTGGGCGGTCACCACCATCGACAACCTGATACCCATCTTCACTTATACGGATGCCCAGGGCGTGGTGCGTGTGCAGAACTACGGGATCGGTTTCCTGCTGATCATCGTGGCGCTCATTGTGATCGGGTATTTCAGTTCCTTTTTCATTACCACCCGCATCCTCAATTTTTTCGACAAACTGCTGGAAAGGACCCCGGGCATCAAGCATATTTACTCCACCACCCGTGATTTTTTTGAAGCCTTTGCGGGAGACAATAAGAAATTCACCAAGCACGTACTTGCCAATGTAGACGACAATGATGTATGGCGGTTTGGTTTTGTGACCCGGGAGGAAATGGAGGATTTTGGCCTGCATGAATACGTCACCGTCTATATCCCCATGGCCTATTCTGTTGCCGGAAATGTGTACGTGATACCAAAGAACCGGGTGAAGCCGATCTCAAATATCACGGCGGCACAAACCATGAAATTTGCCGTGAGCGGTGGGGTTACCGACATCGATGAAGATGAGGCAAAAAAATAA
- a CDS encoding S1/P1 Nuclease, producing MKKAIRYCFLPFVLLLLNYPAYCWGFYAHQKINYYAVFLLPPEMMLLYKPNIVFLSEHAVDPDKRRYAVPEEGPRHYIDIDQYGAYPYDALPRKWDDAVARFGEDSLKRHGIVPWHIQTMLYRLTEAFKTKNFPLVMKASAEIGHYISDAHVPLHACSNHNGQFTNQKGIHGFWESRVPELLAEKEFDFFIGKAEYIKNPGDFIWKRVLESAKAADSVLRFERELSLQFRDDKKYAFEERNGKLIRQYSSAFTKAYHTKLNGMTERRMRQSVFTIASFWYTAWVNAGQPDLKGLGGREFSEADRKEFEQLNVQWASGAKMIGREEQ from the coding sequence ATGAAAAAAGCCATCCGGTACTGCTTTCTTCCTTTCGTTCTACTGCTGTTGAATTACCCGGCATACTGCTGGGGATTCTATGCCCATCAGAAAATAAATTATTATGCTGTTTTTCTGTTGCCGCCTGAAATGATGCTTCTGTATAAACCCAACATCGTCTTCCTCAGCGAACATGCCGTTGACCCCGATAAGAGAAGGTATGCAGTGCCGGAAGAAGGGCCAAGGCATTATATTGACATAGACCAGTACGGTGCGTACCCGTATGACGCACTGCCCCGGAAATGGGATGATGCGGTTGCCCGGTTCGGTGAAGACTCATTGAAACGGCACGGCATTGTACCCTGGCATATTCAAACCATGCTGTACCGGTTGACGGAAGCTTTCAAGACAAAGAACTTCCCCCTGGTCATGAAGGCCAGTGCAGAGATCGGTCATTATATTTCCGATGCACATGTGCCCCTGCATGCCTGCAGCAACCACAATGGTCAGTTCACCAACCAAAAGGGGATCCATGGTTTTTGGGAAAGCCGGGTGCCGGAACTGCTTGCAGAAAAAGAATTCGATTTCTTTATCGGCAAAGCGGAGTATATAAAGAACCCCGGTGATTTTATCTGGAAACGGGTCCTGGAAAGCGCCAAAGCAGCAGATTCTGTATTACGCTTTGAACGGGAGCTTTCCCTTCAGTTCCGGGATGATAAAAAATATGCTTTTGAAGAACGAAACGGGAAGCTGATCCGTCAATATTCTTCTGCCTTTACAAAAGCATACCATACTAAACTAAACGGCATGACCGAACGCCGGATGCGGCAATCGGTCTTTACCATCGCTTCGTTCTGGTACACGGCCTGGGTCAATGCAGGCCAGCCGGACCTGAAAGGACTGGGCGGCCGGGAATTCTCCGAAGCCGACCGGAAAGAATTTGAACAACTCAATGTACAATGGGCATCCGGCGCAAAAATGATCGGGAGGGAAGAACAATAA
- the serC gene encoding 3-phosphoserine/phosphohydroxythreonine transaminase — translation MVHNFNAGPSILPKTVFEEASQAILNFNDTGLSILEIGHRTPIFQDVMDEARALVRELMNLDDDHEVLFLHGGASTQFMQVPMNLLDDKETAAYTDTGVWSTKAIKEAKLFGKVEVVCSSRESNFTYIPKDFAVPNDAKYLHITTNNTIYGTQWQQIPKTSNSLVADMSSDILSRVLDFNSFDLIYAGAQKNVGAAGVNLLVVNKNILGKVKRTIPTILDYRNHIREGSMLNTPPVFAVYVCMLTLRWLKDQGGVAVMEKRNNEKAALLYKALDENPLFTGTANKEDRSRMNVCFVMNDPSLEQSFLQFTKENGIVGIKGHRLVGGFRASLYNALPLGSVQVLAGLMKEFALQHA, via the coding sequence ATGGTTCATAACTTTAATGCAGGTCCGTCCATTTTACCCAAAACTGTTTTTGAAGAAGCATCACAGGCTATCCTCAATTTTAATGATACCGGTTTATCCATTTTAGAGATCGGCCACCGTACCCCCATTTTCCAGGATGTGATGGATGAAGCAAGGGCCCTGGTCAGGGAATTAATGAACCTGGATGATGACCATGAAGTGTTGTTCCTCCACGGGGGCGCTTCCACCCAGTTCATGCAGGTACCCATGAACCTGCTGGATGATAAAGAAACAGCCGCATACACCGATACCGGCGTATGGAGCACCAAAGCCATCAAAGAAGCAAAGCTCTTTGGCAAAGTGGAAGTGGTTTGCAGCAGCAGGGAAAGCAATTTTACATATATCCCGAAAGATTTTGCCGTACCCAATGACGCAAAATACCTGCACATCACCACCAACAACACCATCTACGGTACACAATGGCAGCAGATCCCAAAAACAAGCAACAGCCTGGTGGCCGACATGAGCAGCGATATACTCAGCCGGGTGCTTGATTTTAATTCCTTCGACCTCATCTATGCCGGCGCACAAAAAAATGTGGGAGCAGCAGGTGTGAATTTATTGGTAGTGAATAAAAACATCTTAGGAAAAGTAAAACGTACCATTCCCACCATACTGGATTACCGCAACCACATCAGGGAAGGTTCGATGCTGAACACTCCGCCGGTATTTGCCGTTTATGTATGCATGCTCACGTTACGCTGGCTGAAAGACCAGGGCGGTGTTGCGGTGATGGAGAAACGGAACAATGAAAAAGCTGCATTACTTTATAAAGCCCTCGATGAAAATCCTCTTTTTACCGGAACCGCAAATAAGGAAGACCGGAGCAGGATGAATGTTTGCTTTGTGATGAATGACCCTTCATTGGAACAATCCTTTCTGCAGTTCACCAAAGAAAACGGCATCGTCGGCATCAAGGGACACCGGCTGGTTGGCGGATTCAGGGCTTCGCTTTACAACGCATTGCCGCTTGGCAGTGTACAGGTACTGGCCGGGCTGATGAAAGAATTTGCCTTGCAGCATGCTTAA